Proteins encoded by one window of Halosolutus gelatinilyticus:
- a CDS encoding ester cyclase — protein sequence METPADALERLYEDVWNGTDPNTADELVHEEYVIHDRELAAELRGPELYKALASGARAVFPDMAFAIEDTVAAGETVALRWTMTGMHRGTTFGVEPTGRRVELPAIEINRFEHGKLIETWTQSDQLGLLNQLGVDPTSE from the coding sequence ATGGAAACGCCCGCGGACGCGCTGGAGCGGTTGTACGAAGACGTCTGGAACGGAACGGATCCGAATACGGCGGACGAACTCGTACACGAGGAGTACGTCATCCACGATCGCGAGCTGGCAGCGGAACTTCGGGGGCCCGAGTTGTACAAGGCGCTCGCGAGCGGAGCGCGAGCCGTCTTTCCCGATATGGCGTTCGCGATAGAGGACACGGTCGCCGCCGGTGAGACGGTCGCGCTCCGGTGGACGATGACGGGCATGCATCGGGGAACGACGTTCGGCGTGGAACCGACCGGACGGCGGGTCGAACTCCCGGCCATCGAAATCAATCGCTTCGAGCACGGGAAACTCATCGAAACGTGGACCCAGAGCGACCAACTCGGGCT